GGGCCGGGCGGTGACAAAAGAAAGACGCCCGGACGCCGCCGCGATTTTTCCCAGCGTCTCCGCCGATCCCCGGATGGGGTTGAGCGGAAGAGAATAAAGCCCTTCGGTGATCCGGACGACGATGTCTTCAATGACCTCTTCGTCCATGCCCAGGCACTCGTTAAGATCGTAGCAGGTGATGTCCTCATAGCGCATGTGGTTGATTCCATGATCGCTCCGGGCGATTTCAAGGAACAAAGACATGGTGTCGGCCACCACCCCGTCCACGTCAAAGGCTATGGCTCCCGGCTTGATCATGGGTCCCTATGCGGCGGCCCGCCGGGTCTTTTTCTTCAGACGGCTGATCCGGCGCCGGTAAAAGGCCACTCTCTTTTTTTCCCGGGCCTTTCGGGCCTCATCTCTCTTTTCCCGAAGCGCCCGAATGTCTTTTTTGAGCTGACGAACCGAGACATCGGATTCTTTCTTTTCCTCCACAATGCCCCGGGACTTTTTGATTTCCTCTAAAAGCTCCTCCTTGTTCATGCCGTGGGCCCCTGTGATTTCC
This genomic window from Candidatus Desulfarcum epimagneticum contains:
- a CDS encoding Haloacid dehalogenase gives rise to the protein MIKPGAIAFDVDGVVADTMSLFLEIARSDHGINHMRYEDITCYDLNECLGMDEEVIEDIVVRITEGLYSLPLNPIRGSAETLGKIAAASGRLSFVTARPHPGPLSEWFRDVLPVGPDAIDLIATGSFDDKTDVLSKMGKTFFVEDRLETCETLKAAGIEPILFKQPWNRRTHPFLEVGSWKELEGLIDFS
- a CDS encoding Rho termination protein — encoded protein: MADDQGAAAEKPLEKMTIKELKAVAVEIPEITGAHGMNKEELLEEIKKSRGIVEEKKESDVSVRQLKKDIRALREKRDEARKAREKKRVAFYRRRISRLKKKTRRAAA